One window of the Anaeromyxobacter dehalogenans 2CP-C genome contains the following:
- a CDS encoding efflux RND transporter periplasmic adaptor subunit: MHRLVSTLLTLALPAVLADPGLAPAEPNTPAAVARVRVVKASPAEGTRWVAGSLAAVRRAVVSTRMAAAVRSMEVQEGARVRAGDVLVRLSDDDVRAQLAAARAALSTASAQERRMADLAPVGAATVMELDQARAQRAQAEAAVSAARAALGYTELRAPFAGTVQARRVNAGDLVGPGQPLLELEGSELEVVASLSEDEARGLGIGQELRFEANGEAGAAQVTALAGGGDPLSHRRTLRARVLRGAGLASGTFARLALPAGAATPRRGVWVPRTALVERGDLTGVFVASGGRAQLRWLALGEGAGDRVPVRAGLSAEDAVIDRPDALRDGQRIEVAP, from the coding sequence ATGCATCGCCTCGTCTCGACCCTCCTGACCCTGGCCCTTCCCGCGGTGCTGGCCGACCCCGGGCTCGCGCCCGCCGAACCCAACACGCCCGCGGCCGTCGCGCGCGTGCGCGTCGTGAAGGCCTCGCCCGCCGAGGGCACGCGCTGGGTGGCCGGCAGCCTCGCGGCGGTGCGCCGGGCCGTCGTCTCGACGCGGATGGCGGCCGCGGTCCGCTCGATGGAGGTGCAGGAGGGCGCGCGCGTCCGCGCCGGCGACGTGCTCGTGCGGCTGTCCGACGACGACGTGCGCGCGCAGCTCGCCGCCGCGAGGGCCGCGCTCTCGACCGCGTCCGCGCAGGAGCGCCGGATGGCGGACCTCGCGCCGGTGGGCGCGGCGACGGTGATGGAGCTGGACCAGGCGCGGGCGCAACGGGCGCAGGCCGAGGCGGCGGTCTCCGCGGCGCGGGCGGCCCTCGGGTACACCGAGCTCCGCGCCCCGTTCGCCGGCACCGTGCAGGCCCGCCGCGTCAACGCCGGGGATCTGGTCGGCCCGGGCCAGCCGCTCCTCGAGCTGGAGGGGAGCGAGCTGGAGGTGGTCGCGAGTCTCTCCGAGGACGAGGCGCGCGGGCTCGGCATCGGCCAGGAGCTCCGCTTCGAGGCGAACGGCGAGGCGGGCGCGGCGCAGGTGACGGCGCTCGCCGGCGGCGGCGATCCGCTGTCGCACCGGCGGACGCTGCGCGCCCGCGTGCTGCGTGGGGCGGGCCTGGCGAGCGGGACGTTCGCGCGCCTCGCGCTCCCGGCCGGCGCCGCGACGCCGCGCCGTGGCGTGTGGGTCCCGCGCACCGCGCTCGTCGAGCGCGGCGACCTCACCGGCGTCTTCGTCGCGAGCGGCGGGCGGGCGCAGCTCCGCTGGCTCGCGCTCGGGGAGGGCGCCGGCGATCGCGTGCCGGTGCGCGCCGGCCTCTCCGCCGAGGACGCGGTGATCGACCGGCCGGACGCGCTGCGCGACGGGCAGCGGATCGAGGTGGCGCCATGA
- a CDS encoding PD-(D/E)XK nuclease family protein, whose translation MNVTVIDTLGDWADAVAALPAPGPLPARTVLVPSERHAHALRRELARTGRDAALAGTRFLGPLTAAIEVLQAAGVPFTPGEGALRPARLLALFHEDLPLEHFDLDLLRTTRGWDEAFAGAIGDLEAAGLAPRDLPAEPAAARDLARLWSRVEDGAGTSFSSARIFREAAALLARDAGAWPFHGPTLALASGHADAVEARFLRAIPGVRLAVQTDRPAGERHLERVERLFGAEARSALAARGSTGSPRAEEDRDRAVRTPARGSTGSPRAGGPGSSPAGRVTERDLLATYLLADAAVLADPARPRSGGPDGTVDLEEHAGVEAELEATALWVARQVLEARRPLEEIAVLVPDQDPLAGLVADRLARLPFDGGPLPVFVAGGLPAISTAAGARILAVVRALRSHLSAETLAPVLPALRLEGVVDGDRTHLTHGEAMELAFGLGIVGGNPAHPAGALAWSGRAAARAGELEAALAQVHADDDSAERERWRLERTLGSLRAIRPALDALVGVARAVVEGAPLAAIGDVLGGFLTRCLLAPGEGAALPARLVEALAPACAGSLGKALSGDDALQVVEDQLLGLRVAQGRFGEPAVYVGTVAGAAGVSFGAVRIVGLCEGVLPSQPREDPVVPGALREQLERGAPDRVLRRAEDRVAAQAHALVAAVRGARDAVALSAPRVDLARTEREPGAIFIDAAAALARPHAATGAPAEAVPDGAALRRDAFRPAASAAARFRDAHPISDASWLDRVARTAPALPPEWTGTPVVDLARLAALRAPSGPLGPSDGIFDRGGPFPPVPGIAPERPISASALGQLLQCPRLFLMRRILGWDEPASAPSLRELDPLSFGSLLHRVVELFYREHGAAFSRREGRLARWLELARGVADRAFDGLLSEYPLVGEGVRLKERERLHDALREFLAYDWKGGPRRFVGVELPFGTPEAPLSVEADGETLHVHGYIDRVDAEDGVTLVRDLKSGKAHPRAGSEAGPTALRDVQLGLYQLAARKLARRWGTPAKVHGAYAYASGRGEVEERAFRADAGALEQATAEWLATAAHLLAARWFPPSADEGDCTYCPFHVVCGSGAARRAREALADVEDGPLARFRALKLDEGDEE comes from the coding sequence GTGAACGTCACCGTCATCGACACGCTGGGCGACTGGGCGGACGCGGTGGCGGCGCTGCCGGCGCCGGGCCCGCTGCCGGCGCGCACGGTCCTCGTCCCCTCGGAGCGCCACGCGCACGCGCTGCGGCGGGAGCTGGCGCGGACGGGGCGCGACGCGGCGCTCGCGGGCACCCGGTTCCTCGGGCCGCTCACGGCGGCCATCGAGGTGCTCCAGGCGGCGGGCGTCCCGTTCACGCCGGGCGAGGGCGCCCTCCGTCCCGCCCGGCTCCTCGCGCTCTTCCACGAGGACCTGCCGCTCGAGCACTTCGACCTCGACCTGCTCCGCACGACGCGCGGCTGGGACGAGGCGTTCGCGGGCGCCATCGGGGACCTCGAGGCGGCGGGCCTCGCTCCGAGGGATCTCCCGGCCGAGCCGGCCGCCGCGCGCGACCTCGCGCGGCTCTGGTCGCGCGTCGAGGACGGCGCGGGGACGTCCTTCTCCTCCGCCCGGATCTTCCGCGAGGCCGCGGCCCTGCTCGCCCGCGATGCGGGGGCGTGGCCGTTCCACGGGCCGACGCTCGCGCTCGCCTCGGGGCACGCGGACGCGGTCGAGGCGCGGTTCCTCCGCGCCATCCCGGGCGTGCGGCTCGCGGTGCAGACGGACAGGCCGGCAGGCGAGCGGCACCTGGAGCGGGTGGAGCGGCTCTTTGGTGCGGAGGCGCGGAGCGCGCTCGCCGCTCGTGGTTCGACAGGCTCACCACGAGCGGAGGAAGACCGGGACCGCGCGGTCCGGACTCCCGCTCGTGGCTCGACGGGCTCACCACGAGCGGGAGGACCAGGGTCATCACCAGCGGGGCGAGTGACCGAGCGCGACCTCCTCGCCACCTACCTGCTCGCCGACGCGGCGGTGCTCGCCGATCCGGCGCGCCCGCGCAGCGGCGGGCCGGACGGGACGGTGGACCTCGAGGAGCACGCGGGCGTGGAGGCGGAGCTGGAGGCGACCGCGCTGTGGGTCGCGCGCCAGGTGCTCGAGGCGCGGCGGCCGCTCGAGGAGATCGCGGTCCTCGTGCCCGACCAGGATCCGCTGGCGGGGCTCGTGGCCGACCGGCTCGCGCGCCTGCCGTTCGACGGTGGGCCGCTCCCGGTGTTCGTCGCGGGCGGCCTGCCGGCGATCTCGACCGCGGCGGGCGCCCGCATCCTCGCGGTCGTGCGCGCGCTCCGCTCGCACCTCTCCGCCGAGACGCTGGCGCCGGTGCTGCCCGCGCTCCGGCTCGAGGGCGTCGTGGACGGCGACCGCACGCACCTCACCCACGGCGAGGCGATGGAGCTCGCGTTCGGCCTGGGGATCGTCGGCGGCAACCCGGCGCACCCGGCCGGCGCGCTCGCCTGGTCGGGCCGGGCCGCGGCCAGGGCGGGCGAGCTGGAGGCGGCGCTCGCGCAGGTCCACGCGGACGACGACTCCGCGGAGCGGGAGCGCTGGCGGCTCGAGCGCACGCTCGGGAGCCTGCGCGCGATCCGGCCCGCGCTCGACGCGCTGGTGGGCGTCGCCCGCGCGGTCGTCGAGGGCGCGCCGCTCGCGGCGATCGGGGATGTGCTCGGGGGCTTCCTCACGCGCTGCCTGCTCGCCCCGGGCGAGGGCGCCGCGCTCCCGGCGCGGCTCGTGGAGGCCCTCGCGCCGGCGTGCGCGGGCAGCCTCGGCAAGGCGCTCTCGGGCGACGACGCGCTCCAGGTCGTCGAGGACCAGTTGCTCGGCCTCCGCGTGGCGCAGGGGCGGTTCGGCGAGCCCGCCGTGTACGTCGGCACGGTGGCCGGCGCCGCGGGGGTCTCGTTCGGCGCGGTGCGGATCGTCGGGCTCTGCGAGGGCGTGCTGCCGTCGCAGCCCCGCGAGGATCCGGTCGTGCCGGGGGCGCTCCGCGAGCAGCTCGAGCGCGGCGCGCCCGACCGCGTGCTCCGGCGCGCCGAGGATCGCGTGGCCGCCCAGGCCCACGCGCTCGTGGCCGCGGTGCGCGGCGCCCGGGACGCGGTCGCGCTCTCCGCCCCGCGCGTCGATCTCGCCCGCACCGAGCGCGAGCCGGGCGCCATCTTCATCGACGCGGCGGCCGCGCTCGCGCGCCCGCACGCGGCGACCGGCGCGCCCGCCGAGGCGGTCCCGGACGGCGCCGCCCTCCGTCGCGACGCGTTCCGGCCGGCGGCGAGCGCCGCCGCGCGCTTCCGCGACGCGCACCCGATCTCCGACGCGAGCTGGCTCGACCGCGTCGCCCGCACCGCCCCCGCGCTCCCGCCGGAGTGGACGGGCACGCCGGTGGTGGACCTCGCGCGCCTCGCCGCGCTCCGCGCGCCCAGCGGCCCGCTCGGCCCCTCAGACGGCATCTTCGACCGCGGCGGCCCGTTCCCGCCGGTCCCGGGCATCGCGCCGGAGCGCCCCATCTCCGCCTCCGCGCTCGGTCAGCTCCTGCAGTGCCCGCGCCTGTTCCTCATGCGCCGCATCCTCGGCTGGGACGAGCCCGCCTCGGCGCCCTCGCTCCGCGAGCTCGACCCGCTCTCGTTCGGGAGCCTGCTCCACCGCGTGGTCGAGCTGTTCTACCGGGAGCACGGGGCGGCGTTCTCGCGCCGCGAGGGCAGGCTCGCGAGGTGGCTGGAGCTCGCGCGCGGCGTCGCGGACCGCGCGTTCGACGGGCTGCTCTCCGAGTACCCGCTCGTCGGCGAGGGCGTCCGCCTCAAGGAGCGCGAGCGGCTGCACGACGCGCTCCGCGAGTTCCTGGCCTACGACTGGAAGGGCGGCCCGCGCCGCTTCGTCGGCGTCGAGCTGCCGTTCGGCACCCCCGAGGCGCCGCTCTCGGTGGAGGCCGACGGCGAGACGCTGCACGTCCATGGCTACATCGACCGCGTGGACGCCGAGGACGGCGTGACGCTGGTGCGCGACCTCAAGTCCGGCAAGGCGCACCCGCGCGCCGGGAGCGAGGCCGGTCCCACCGCGCTCCGCGACGTGCAGCTCGGCCTGTACCAGCTCGCGGCGCGGAAGCTCGCGAGGCGGTGGGGCACGCCCGCGAAGGTCCACGGCGCCTACGCGTACGCGAGCGGCCGGGGCGAGGTCGAGGAGCGCGCGTTCCGCGCGGACGCGGGCGCGCTCGAGCAGGCGACGGCGGAGTGGCTCGCGACGGCGGCGCACCTCCTCGCCGCGCGGTGGTTCCCGCCGAGCGCCGACGAGGGCGACTGCACCTACTGCCCGTTCCACGTGGTCTGCGGCAGCGGCGCGGCCCGGCGCGCCCGCGAGGCGCTCGCGGACGTCGAGGACGGGCCGCTCGCGCGCTTCCGCGCGCTGAAGCTGGACGAGGGGGACGAGGAATGA